From Oryza sativa Japonica Group chromosome 4, ASM3414082v1, one genomic window encodes:
- the LOC107275925 gene encoding cytokinin dehydrogenase 8 gives MELKAMYLYAAVLAVLLCSSVNFIQSPTDVLGPVALLEPTPSSARDFGAVVSDAPFAVMRPESPDDIALLLGALSSTAPSPRATVAAVGAGHSLHGQAQARDGIVVETRALPRDVHVVSARAHGGDDDATVRAYADVGAGALWVEVLEECLKLGLAPPSWTDYLYLTVGGTLSNGGISGQTFKHGPQISNVLQLEVVTGKGEVVTCSPTEIPELFFAVLGGLGQFGIITRARIPLQLAPPKVRWVRAFYDSFETFTGDQELLVSMPEQVDYVEGFMVLNEQSLHSSSVAFPAQLNFSPDFGSKGRKKVYYCIEFAVHDFQQDSSRADHVVKLVSAKLSYLRPHVYSVEVSYFDFLNRVRMEEESLRSRGLWDVPHPWLNVFVPKHGITQFKGLLMDTVSADDFEGPILVYPLLTDKWDGNTSAVVPAAPDGVMYIFGVLRSTDPARCGRACVDSIMARHRRVADEACRDGGGGGRGIGAKQYLARQPSPARWRDHFGAGWGRFAARKARFDPLHVLGPGQGIFPRTDSAGSM, from the exons ATGGAGCTCAAGGCGATGTACCTGTACGCCGCCGTGCTGGCCGTGCTCCTCTGTTCGTCGGTCAACTTCATCCAGAGCCCCACCGACGTGCTCGGCCCGGTCGCGCTCCTCGAGccgacgccgtcctccgcgcGGGACTTCGGCGCCGTCGTCTCCGACGCGCCGTTCGCCGTCATGCGGCCTGAGTCCCCCGACGACATCGCGCTCCTCCTGGGCGCGCTGTCTTCGACGGCTCCGAGCCCGAGGGCGACCGTTGCAGCGGTCGGCGCGGGCCACTCGCTCCACGGCCAGGCACAGGCGCGCGACGGCATTGTGGTGGAGACACGCGCCCTGCCGCGCGACGTGCACGTGGTGTCGGCGCGGGCgcacggaggcgacgacgatgcCACCGTGCGCGCGTACGCCGACGTCGGGGCCGGCGCGCTGTGGGTGGAGGTGCTGGAGGAGTGCCTCAAGCTcggcctcgcgccgccgtcgtggacGGACTACTTGTACCTCACCGTAGGCGGGACGCTGTCCAACGGCGGCATCAGTGGCCAAACGTTCAAGCATGGCCCCCAAATCAGCAATGTCCTGCAGCTTGAGGTCGTCACAG GTAAAGGGGAGGTGGTGACATGCTCCCCCACCGAGATCCCCGAGCTTTTCTTCGCAGTTCTCGGTGGGCTCGGCCAGTTCGGCATTATAACAAGGGCAAGGATTCCACTCCAACTTGCCCCTCCCAAG GTGAGATGGGTGAGGGCCTTCTACGACAGCTTCGAGACCTTCACCGGGGACCAAGAGCTGCTGGTCTCAATGCCGGAGCAGGTGGACTATGTTGAGGGGTTCATGGTGCTGAACGAGCAGTCGCTGCATAGCTCCTCCGTTGCCTTCCCTGCTCAGCTCAACTTCAGCCCGGACTTCGGCTCCAAGGGCAGGAAGAAGGTCTACTACTGCATCGAGTTCGCAGTGCACGATTTCCAGCAAGACAGCTCCAGGGCAGACCAT GTTGTGAAGCTGGTTTCAGCGAAGCTGAGTTACTTGAGGCCCCACGTGTACAGTGTGGAGGTGTCCTACTTCGACTTCCTGAACAGGGTTaggatggaggaggagagccTGAGGAGCCGAGGACTTTGGGACGTGCCTCACCCATGGCTCAATGTGTTCGTGCCAAAGCACGGCATCACCCAGTTCAAGGGCTTGCTCATGGACACCGTCTCGGCGGACGACTTCGAGGGACCCATCCTCGTATACCCTCTTCTCACTGATAA GTGGGACGGGAACACGTCGGCGGtggtgccggcggcgccggacgGGGTGATGTACATCTTCGGCGTGCTCCGGTCGACCGACCCAGCGCGGTGCGGCCGCGCGTGCGTGGACTCGATCATGGCGCGgcaccgccgcgtcgccgacgaggcgtgccgtgatggcggcggcggaggccgcggcaTCGGCGCGAAGCAGTACCTGGCGCGGcagccgtcgccggcgcgctGGCGCGACCACTTCGGCGCGGGCTGGGGCCGGTTCGCGGCCCGCAAGGCCCGCTTCGACCCGCTGCACGTTCTTGGGCCGGGCCAGGGCATTTTCCCAAGGACGGATTCCGCGGGTTCGATGTGA
- the LOC4336437 gene encoding UDP-glycosyltransferase 73C7 has product MDCHRNESQRELEMGTKPHFVVIPWLATSHMIPIVDIACLLAAHGAAVTVITTPANAQLVQSRVDRAGDQGASRITVTTIPFPAAEAGLPEGCERVDHVPSPDMVPSFFDAAMQFGDAVAQHCRRLTGPRRLSCLIAGISHTWAHVLARELGAPCFIFHGFCAFSLLCCEYLHAHRPHEAVSSPDELFDVPVLPPFECRLTRRQLPLQFLPSCPVEYRMREFREFELAADGIVVNSFEELERDSAARLAAATGKKVFAVGPVSLCCSPALDDPRAASHDDAKRCMAWLDAKKARSVLYVSFGSAGRMPPAQLMQLGVALVSCPWPVLWVIKGAGSLPGDVKEWLCENTDADGVADSQCLAVRGWAPQVAILSHRAVGGFVTHCGWGSTLESVAAGVPMAAWPFTAEQFVNEKLIVDVLGIGVSIGVTKPTGGMLTAGGGGGEETAEVGTEQVKRALNSLMDGGVEGEERAKKVHELKAKAHAALEKEGSSYMNLEKLILSAV; this is encoded by the coding sequence ATGGACTGCCACCGAAACGAATCCCAGAGAGAACTGGAAATGGGCACAAAGCCTCACTTCGTGGTCATCCCATGGCTGGCCACCAGCCACATGATACCCATCGTCGACATCGCCTGCCTCCTCGCCGCGCACGGCGCCGCGGTCACCGTCATCACGACGCCGGCCAACGCGCAGCTCGTCCAGAGCCGCGTAGACCGTGCCGGCGACCAGGGCGCTTCCAGGATCACGGTCACCACGATCCCTTTCCCGGCCGCCGAGGCCGGGCTACCGGAGGGGTGCGAGAGGGTGGACCACGTCCCCTCGCCGGACATGGTGCCGAGCTTCTTCGACGCCGCCATGCAGTTCGGCGACGCAGTGGCGCAGCACTGCCGGCGCCTCACGGGGCCGCGCCGGCTGAGCTGCCTCATCGCCGGGATATCTCACACGTGGGCGCACGTCCTGGCGCGCGAGCTCGGCGCTCCGTGCTTCATCTTCCACGGTTTCTGCGCGTTCTCCCTGCTCTGCTGCGAGTACCTGCACGCGCACAGGCCGCACGAGGCGGTCTCCTCGCCGGACGAGCTCTTTGACGTCCCTGTCCTGCCGCCTTTCGAGTGCAGGCTCACGAGGCGGCAGCTGCCGCTGCAGTTCCTGCCGTCCTGCCCCGTGGAGTACAGGATGAGAGAATTCCGGGAGTTCGAGCTGGCCGCGGACGGCATCGTGGTGAACAGCTTCGAAGAGCTCGAGCGTGactccgccgctcgcctcgccgcggccACAGGCAAGAAGGTGTTCGCTGTCGGCCCCGTCTCGCTGTGCTGTTCCCCTGCTCTCGACgacccgcgcgccgcctcgcaCGATGACGCGAAGCGGTGCATGGCGTGGCTGGACGCCAAGAAGGCCAGGTCCGTGCTGTACGTGAGCTTCGGCAGCGCCGGGCGCATGCCACCCGCGCAGCTCATGCAGCTCGGCGTGGCGCTCGTGTCGTGCCCATGGCCCGTCCTCTGGGTCATCAAGGGCGCCGGCTCGCTCCCTGGCGACGTCAAGGAGTGGCTATGTGAGAacaccgacgccgacggcgTGGCGGACAGCCAGTGCCTCGCGGTGCGTGGGTGGGCGCCGCAGGTAGCCATCCTGTCGCACCGGGCCGTCGGCGGCTTCGTGACGCACTGCGGGTGGGGCTCGACGCTGGAGAGCGTCGCCGCAGGCGTGCCCATGGCGGCGTGGCCGTTCACCGCGGAGCAGTTCGTGAACGAGAAGCTGATCGTGGACGTGCTTGGGATCGGCGTGTCCATCGGCGTGACGAAGCCCACCGGCGGCATGCTAACCGCcggtggcgggggcggcgagGAGACGGCAGAGGTCGGAACGGAGCAGGTGAAGAGGGCCTTGAACAGTCTCATGGACGGAGGAGtcgaaggagaagagagggcgAAGAAAGTTCACGAGCTCAAGGCCAAGGCTCACGCTGCTTTGGAGAAGGAGGGGTCATCCTACATGAATCTGGAGAAGTTGATCTTATCTGCGGTTTGA